AATAAAACTTATCTtacttatttatataataattacacaaattaaaatgagttttaaattaCATGGTTGttggatgaattttaaattcatattaattaatatgaatcAGTAGTTTTAATATGccagatgaatttgaaatctacggtctaactttttttaaaacaacaaaaatatatttaaaatttatcgaTCACGTACGATAAGAATAACATGAATTGTAGCTTACGAAACAGTAAATTAACAAACAACATGCATcgaattatatatacatatctaAATCATTGAACCTTGGAGAAGGAATAGCAAGCAACGGCGTCCTCTTCCTCATAACAATCCCAAATTTTTCAGACAAATCAAGCTTTTCTCCCTCAGGCAACTTCCAATCAAACAAATGGAAAAGGGTGGCCAAAAAGTGCATTACCATCCTCTCAGCCAGGAGAATTCCAGGGCAAACCCTTCTTCCGGATCCAAACGGGAGAAAATGGAAATTGTTCCCATTGAAATCGAATTTTCCAGGGTTGTTCAAAAACCTATCAGGCTTAAATTCAGATGGGTTCTCCCAAATAAGAGGATCCATGTGAATGGACCACGTATTCAAGAAAACACTAGAGCCCTTTGGGATTGTGTATCCTCCAATTATGCTAGATTGGCTGGGAAGCTTGGGGACTAGCAGAGGAAGCGGTGGATGGAGCCGAAAAGTTTCTTTTACAACGGCATCCAAATAGTGTAGTCTTGACATGTGGGATTCTTCCACCGTATTGTTTAGACCTACTACTTCAGTTAGCTCGTCTTGCACTTTTTTCTTCACTTGTGGATTGTTCAAAACCTCAGCCATCACCCACTCAATGATAGTTGCCGTCGTATCCGTGCCAGCAACGATAATATCCTattgaagaaattttttccAGTCAGAGATTTTCGGTACAATTTTACAAGTTTCATGTTGAACATGTCTACTAACATGCATGcatcatatattaaatgtaTTCTAAACTCCCTCTTGTTTTTTTATCGAACCAATGTTATATTGACGCACCAATGGTCAACAACGTACTGATGGCCATTAGAATCAGCTCAAGTTTCTCAAGTATACGGAAAGTTCATGTTGCAGCCAGCACATGGCCAAATCATTCCATAATATCGATCAAACAATTGAGCTATAAACTGAGATAGAGAAGGGGCAATTAATATAGCCTTTATTTTTTTCCTGAGGGGCTTTCTTTAACTTGGTCTTTCAAAGTAAAATTAAAAGCGAAGAAACTTTAGGAAATTACCAGTAATATAGCCCTTATTTGAGGCAGATCTATTGATATATCTTGTTCATTTTTCTCCTTGAGATCCAAAAGAATTTGCAAAAAATCCTTTATTCTTTCGTCCTTCCTTTTTCCACTCACCATCATCTTCATACGTTCATTTATTACAGAATCAAGAATTTCTTCGACAGATGGCATCAAACTCTTTACTTCTTTCTCTATTCCTTGAACATCAAACTTAGCCAAAACTGGGAAAAAATCAGAAATATTAGGCTTGCCGAGCAAATCCACAAGTTTCGACATTGCCTCCCGAAACTCACTTCCGATCCTATCGAATATTTTCTTATCCATCGTATCACCCCAAAGCATACTGAACACAACATTCAGTTCAGTACGGAATATCAATTCGCCAATTTCAACCGAACTACCGGCATTCGTATACAAGCTTTTAACAACCTTTCTAACCTCGTCTTTTCGATGAACGTAGGAAGCTTCAAGATTGTTGTTACTTAGCATCTGTCGTACGAATAGTTTACGCATCTCCCGCCAGTACTGTCCATACGGAGACCAGACTATGTCTACCCCGCCAGTGAGAACTATGGCTGCAACAGGGGGATCCCGGTTGGCGAAAATCGTGTCTTGGTCTCTCACAACTTCTTTTATCAAGGACGGTGAGCTGATTACCACGCATAATTTGGTTCCAAGCCAGAGCTTGTAGACTGGGCCGTATTTTTTAGCCAATTCTGTGAATTGTTTGTGCAGGTTGAGCTGAAGGAACGGCAGGTAACCAATAATTGGGAGGCCCTGAGGACCTGGTGGAATCGGATGtgtttctttttcagttgttttGGAAATCCAAAAATAGCAGAAGATGGATACTGTGATGATGAAGGCAGTGAGAATTGGAATGTAGAAATCTTCCATTTTTGCAGCGGATAATTAGCTATAGCAataatggaaaaatcatccCCTTATAAATAGGAccgaaatatttatatataaaaatgcatattaaaaacaaaaacaaaacaaaacaaaattccGCCAATTAAGTTATACAAAAGATATAATTCACCAAATAAATTCGAAGTTAATGATTTAAAATCTAAATTAATGTAATTTAGATATATTATTTCAATAACTTCAGAGATTTTAAATAatgtgtatatattaatttagtTTTGCAATTTTTGGAATGATGGTGGGAAGGAAGTTATACcaacaatatttttcataataattaGTAGTCGAAGTATATACATTGTATATATTAAAGTGTAGAGAAAAAAGAAGCTAAGCCGACTTCATTTCTTGACTTCTGGAAAAAATTACAATTGTTCCAATATATATGTACAGAGGAGTAGTTAGTGTGTGGCTAACAAAATCGTGTATCAAATGTAAAAGCGTGTTTCAAATATCTACCAACAGTATATGcaaaaattaatgataaatatgagaaaaagaaatttggtggtgattatttttatttgatatgaaaatttaaaaagcgatgtaaaattttaattaaataaaaaattaaacaagcAGAAGAgaattaaatgtttaattatcagttaattaatattaattattttaatatttaaaagtaGAGTGAGTCtaatgtgagaccgtctcacggatattaatctgtgagacgggtcaaccctacccatattcacaataaaaagtaatactcttagcataaaaagtaatattttttcatggatgagccaaataaaagatccgtctcacaaatacgacatgtgagaccgtctcacacaagtttttgccttaaaagtATTGTTTGATTACTGTATCTGTTTCAAAATTGTGTCCTTTTCAAAAAATGATCCCATTATGTATCGAGTAATCTTTTTCGGCGGTCGAATGTAAAATAGCCGgtgaaaagaaagaaataacaaaaaaatgtcgaattcaaaataataataatgtcgAAAACATGAAGACGGGTGGAAatgattttaagatattttttcaaaaaactaaataacaatattttatttgttgggGGAAAGAAATTAGACATTGTGAAAATATGTCTATGCTTACTTACCACGAACATGCAggtactttttattttatttttatatagtgTAATAGGTGTATAAAGTTATTGATATGATTCTTCAAAGATATGAAATGTAAACGTGATCTAGACAAAATTATGCCCTCGACCCAATGAAATAAAGAACTCATTATATTGTCTCGATATTTTGAAACAAGTATTGTTATGAAATGTACCACTAAACTAATATAATTTACTCAAGTGGTTTCTCATGGTTTTGACTGAAAAAAACGAGTCCATACAGCTAATGAAAGCACGTGGATGCATCGTGAATAATCATGATCATTGAGTTTTATTATTAATTGTTCCACCAAACTTTGTCaactctatttatttatttattcatttattttaaaattttattccgtaaccctatatatatatatatatatcactacattgtttttttatatgcttattttgctaatttattatattgtgTTATTATGATAGTTGAGATATCgtcaaaggaaaataaaatatttgatcattttgAGGTAAatctaatgaatttttttttatattcgatatatattatcaattatttttaaaatattgtttgcGTGATTAAAAAAAggactaaaatatttttaaaaacactaTTTATTGATCTATAAATAACAATATAGTAGTTTGTGAAATACTTAgaataaatacattttttttgtaATCTTGCATATATATTATGTGTATAAATTAGTTTTCCACGtacaaaattcaatttttaagGAATTAGATAAATTTTAGGGTG
This genomic window from Primulina huaijiensis isolate GDHJ02 chromosome 7, ASM1229523v2, whole genome shotgun sequence contains:
- the LOC140981367 gene encoding geraniol 8-hydroxylase-like; translation: MEDFYIPILTAFIITVSIFCYFWISKTTEKETHPIPPGPQGLPIIGYLPFLQLNLHKQFTELAKKYGPVYKLWLGTKLCVVISSPSLIKEVVRDQDTIFANRDPPVAAIVLTGGVDIVWSPYGQYWREMRKLFVRQMLSNNNLEASYVHRKDEVRKVVKSLYTNAGSSVEIGELIFRTELNVVFSMLWGDTMDKKIFDRIGSEFREAMSKLVDLLGKPNISDFFPVLAKFDVQGIEKEVKSLMPSVEEILDSVINERMKMMVSGKRKDERIKDFLQILLDLKEKNEQDISIDLPQIRAILLDIIVAGTDTTATIIEWVMAEVLNNPQVKKKVQDELTEVVGLNNTVEESHMSRLHYLDAVVKETFRLHPPLPLLVPKLPSQSSIIGGYTIPKGSSVFLNTWSIHMDPLIWENPSEFKPDRFLNNPGKFDFNGNNFHFLPFGSGRRVCPGILLAERMVMHFLATLFHLFDWKLPEGEKLDLSEKFGIVMRKRTPLLAIPSPRFNDLDMYI